The genomic stretch gggtccgggccgggggcggagcggTCCGGGGTGGCAGTGAGTGctggcgggaggggccggggagtcggcgGGGCCGCAACCGGGGGGACGGAGGCCGAGGCCGCGGCCCCAAACCCCCGGCCGGACCCGGGGATCCCGGCCGCGGATAGTgtgggctagtggttagagcccccgAGTCGGGGGCGCAGTGGTGCCGGGAACCGGAGGTCGGCGCGGGCCCCGAGCGGGGACGGTGACGTCCCCGCCTCCGGAGCGCGTCCCCCTCGCCCACCCTGggaacttgggggggggggggcgggtcacgGGGCAGGGGGCGCCCGGTTTCGCAGGCCTCCCCCGGGGGGAGGACCCTCGCTGGGCCTGGGCAGAAGAGGGATTCCCCTGGCAGGGAGGGGCCCGCCGAGGCTGGCGGGGGCTCGATGGCGGGTGGGGCCGGGGTTTCTGTCCTCTGGTGCcgttggggggcggcgggggcgactGTGGGTTTGGAGTGACCCCgacacccccgcccccttccccggctgCAGTctcagggagggggaaagggcagtCCCGGCTGGGCAACGTGGCTACCCGAGGGGCGCGGGGGCCGGACGGAGACCCGGAGGCGTGAACTCCCTTCCTTgcaagagggtgggggggggggggacgggacccgGGGGCTCCTTAGGAGTCGTAACCCTGTAGATCCGAGGCGTGGGGAGTGGGGCTGAGGGCCAGGGCGGGAGGATTAGCCCCAGGTGTCCTGAGACAAGTTATGGCTTCGAGGGGTCGGGGAGAaggctcccccccccggccccgccgggttCGGGGGGTGGGTGCTTCCCTCCTTGCCGAGGGCGGCTGGGACTCCGAGCCTCGGTTGCCCCCGGCACGCGGCCCCGTGGTCTAGGCGAGGGAGGGTGCGCGCGCgtcgggcgggcggggggtctGGAAGGCGGGGGGGTCTGGAAGACGGGGGGCAGCCGAGGGCGGTCGGCGAGGCTCGGGGCGGCCCCTCGGTGGGCGGGCAACCGCGGCTGGGAAGACGAGAGGCcccggtggggggagggagggggatatgccccgccgccccccatttGGGGAACGGGAccgtgagggcagggaccgtgagggcagggccccctccccccccccccagccccggcgaGGGAGCCAGGCCCCAAGAGGGGACAGAGGCGAGCGGGTGTGAGGGAGCGGAGGGGAACGCCCGGGAGCCCGGTCACGGGACCCTCGCCCGCCCCCGGCACGACCCCacgtgggggaagggggggggcccCTCGGTCCGCGGGGGCGGCCGCGAGAGTCGGACGGGTCCAGGACTGCGACCCCCAGCTCCCGGAAGGCCGTGAGCCAGTCCGTCCGGGTTAAGGCCACGAGAGGAGGTCGCCGGGCTTGGCTGGGGGCGGATGGCGGTCTGGGGGGGCCACGGCagcccgggccggcgggggagggggaagccgggagcccgggcccggcccgggtcctgcccgcccgggccccccgggggacggcccCCCCGGCGCCGAGAGGGTTAGTGTtgacggcgggggccgggggggccggggcgggagcccCCCACGGAACCGGCGGCCCCCGGACGCCGCGCCCGCGGCCCCGGCGCCGCGAGGGAGAGGTCCGTCGGCCACCCTCCCCGTCCGGGGAAGCcgcgggcgccgggccgggggcccggggggagagcggggatcaTCTGCCCGCAGACTGGGACTGTGGCGTCATGATGACGTGGGAGGGCACGGGCAGGCCCAGTTCTGTCCTTTGGCCGGCCATCTGCGTGAGGACCGACGTGGCCACCGCTTCGGCGGCGGAGCGGACGGCCAGCCCGTTGGCGCCCGTCACGGAGCTGTGCTGGATCACCGGCGCGGGGGACCCGGTGGGCTCGGAGCTCTCCTTGGGGCTCtctgctgggagggggagggcagggacgggggaaggaaggtgggagggagagggcgggatGAGGGAGCACAGTTAGGGTGGGGCGGGACCACTGCcccggcaggggagggggaagctgggCCGCCGACGCCCCGGAAGGGTCGGGGGTCCCGGGTCGGGCTGGCTTCGGAGCCACACGGGTCTCCGGCTTCCCGGGCCGACGAcagacgggggacgggggggggggccgcggggggggggcgaggcgggggccgCTCACCAAGGTAGCCTTGGGTCTTTTTCTGTAGTGCAGTGACGGGGCAGTCCTTGTGAGCCAAAAGCAGCTGTTTCAGCTGGGCCACCTCGTTACGGAGCAGCGTGACCTCGTTCTGGGCGGGAGGAAGCGGAGGTGTCggcgtgggggggcgggggccgggggggggggtggtgtcaACGTGGAGGGGGCCCGAGACCCCGAGGGGGGATTCCTCTCTCCACTggggctccccccgcccgcccaagggagtaataataggaataataacggtactcgttaagcgctcactacgcgccaggcaccgtactgagcgccggggtggatatacgcagatcgggctggacacggtccctgtcccgcctggggctcacggtctccatcctcattttggcggtgaggagactgaggcccagagaagtgaagcgactcgcccagggtcacacagcggacaggcggaggagccggaatcagaacccatgaccctccggcTCCCGGGACCCTGCTCCgtcgagagcccgggctggggggtcagaggtcatgggttcgaatcccggctccgccgcttggcagccgcgtgaccgtgggcgagtcgcttcgcttctctgggcctcagttccctcatctggaaaatggggatgaagaccgggagcctcacgtgggacgacccgatgaccccgcatctcccccggcgcttagaacggtgctctgcacagagtaagcgcttaacggataccaacgttctTATGATTAtgatttgctttgttgtctgtcttcccccttctagaccgtgagcccgttgttcgtagggatcgtctctgactgttgccgaactgtacttggCAGGCGCTTAGTCCGGCGTTCTGCGTCAGGgaggcgctcgataaagacgaccgaatgaacgaacgacggATGCCAGAGGaaggggagcgggccggggaccAGAGGGCGGAGCCCGGCCGAGTGAAGGGGACCCCCGGAGGTCCGGCGGCCTGGCGGTGacggcccccccgcccgccccggggccgcccggctcACGCTCAGCTGGATGTTCTGGGAGGTGAGCTCCTCGGCCTTCTTCTCCAGGGACGACACCCACAGCTTGCGCTTCTGGCGGCAGCGGGAGGCCGCGGCCCGGTTACGCTCCAGGAAGCGCTGACGCCGCTCGTCCGGGTCCTCGTCCACCGTGCGGCGCCGTCGGCCGCCCGTGCTGGGGGTGGGCTGCGCCGGGGAGACCTGCGTGCCGGACCcagagggggccgggggttgggTCGCCGCCTGGGGgctcccggccgccccggcccctccccgcccgctgCCCCCCGTCCccgagatggggggggggggggggggaggctgccgTGCCCCACGCCGGGACCCGGGACCCCAGAGAggcagtggggcacagagaagcagcgtagctcagcggaaagagcccgggcttgggagtcggaggccacgggctcgaatcccggctctgccccttggcagctgcgtgaccgtgggcgagtcacttcacttctctgggcctcagtgacctcgtctggaaaatgggggcgaagaccgggagcctcacgtgggacagcctgacgtCAGgctgtccctgtatctcccccagcgcttagaacggtgctccgcgcgcagtaagcgcttcacagataccggcattattattactattagaaggcCAACCCCACCTCCTCGAGGGCCCGGGGAGAGGCCGAGGTCCGGTCCTtacagggaaaggggggctgcggggggcacGGAAGATGCCCGAGGGCCCAGGGAGAAGCTGAGGCCCGGACCCCGCGGGGGAAGCGGGCAGAGGGGCCgcagacagggagaggagacgggctccgggaggccggggggacgGGGCTCCGGCCGCCGGCTCCCCACggttcccccagcctccccccgccgggcccgggggctccgCCGTCCGTTCCCCGGGgctccgccgggggcgggggctcaCCTgcggctgggctggggagggggcgtccgggTGCTGGATGAGGATCTGGCTCTGCTCCGGGCGGGCAGAAACCATGGTGCTGGCGGTGCCCGCCACCATCCCGCCGCTGCCGTTCAGGGAGGAGATCTGGTGGGTCAGGGTGGCCTTCAGCCTCTGCGTAGGGAAGAGCCGGGGGAGGGCGTCAGGGGTGGGTGGGTGCTGGGGGTGGCGAGACCCCCAtctcccggccccgctcccgctccACCGGACCCTAGGCCGGACCGAAAGCTCCTTTGACGCAGTGGACCGACGCGTACGTTAACGTGGCGGTTCCCTCCCCGAAGCGTCCTGCTCagtgctctagaccgtaagctcactgcgggcggcctactactactactactggcctcccccaggcgctcagtacagtgctctacacacagcaattGCTCCGGGAATACGATCGGGACCGACTGCTCCGCACCCTGGTTGATGACGAACGCAATTACGGGGGTGCGGAGGGGGCTGAGGGACCCAGGTCGCCTCCGCCTTGCTCGTCCCCAGTGCTGGGGGGTTGGCGGGAAGAAAGCTGAGCGGGCGGCCAGTGCCACGCGGGTCGCGACCCCCAACCTCcgaccccgcccccacccgccccaaGGAAACGCTCCGGTGTGGGGTCTTCACGCCCCTTCCACCGCCGCCCACAGTTCCCTGCCTCGGCAGCCCAGGGGCTAGCACGCCCATCCCCGCGGAGCCGGGCCAGGAGGCAGGCAGGCTGCCCGTCCGgatgcccgcccgcccgcccgcccggcctcccccgccccccggccttccCCCGTCGCCCCCGGCGCGCCCCGGCTTCCCCGCCCGAGCCGACTCACCATCTTGGCCTCGGAAGGCCCGGGGagaccggagggggagacggaaccGCTGCCGCCTCCCGGGGGGCCCGGGATTCCGGGCACGTTGGGCACCAGGGACATGGGCCGGGCCAGCTGcgtcaggagaggagagggacccGTGGGTGGAGGTCGGGGAGGGCCCCGCCCGGGGCCGCGGGAGGCGAGGGTGCCCGCCGAAAGCCGGGGACGGTCGCGGGGAAGAGCGGCGGTGCCCGTGACCGGCCGGGGGGCCATctgggcccggcggcggcggtcggggccgggggggagggggacgccgTTTCCCACCCGTCGGGTCGGGCTGCTGCGGGCAGCTCTCCCTCCCGTGGACCCGGGGGGCGTGGGCAGCTTgagagggaagcggggagagaggaggcgcCGCGGCCACGCTCACCGATATAACCGACGGCATCTGGACGGGGGGCCCGGGCAGGACGGGCACGGCCTGTCCGTTGGCGAGGTGCACGACGAGGGGGATGGAGCCGGTCGGAGACCTGGAGAAGGCAACGGCCGACCTTCGGGCGCCGCACCCTCTCCCCGAAGGCTCGGGCCCCTCCTCCGCCGGGCCACTTCCCCCGCCCCAAGGCCGCGCCGGGACCCCGGGATTCCGGTCTCTCCTGCCCTACCCTCCGGCTCTTCACCAAGATGGGCCACGCGACTGCCAGCCGGGACGGTGCCCGCTCTCGGCGGTCCCAGGCCAGCCAACGCCGCCTCCACCCAGGACGCTCCCAGGGCCCCAGGCTGGTCAGCGCCCACCTCGgcgtcaaacggaaactcctcatcgctggctttaaagccctccatcccctcgccccctcccacctcgcttCGCTACTCTCCCGCtccgacccggcccgcacacttggctcctctaatgccgaccttctcgctgtgtctccgtctcatctatctcgccgccgacctctcgcccacatcctgcctcgggcctgaaacgccctccctcctcctatcggataattcctctcccccacctccaagcctcgctgaaggcccatctcctccaagaggccttccctgactaagcccccccttcctctcctcccacgccttgctgcgtcgccccgacttgctcccttcgtccatcctccctcccagccccgcagcacgtaCGGCTATctccgcaatttatttatctctattaatgtcagtctccccctctagactgtgagctcattccgggcagggaacgagtctgagtgttgctgtactttccccatcgctccgtacagtgcttctctcaataaatatgaatgaacgaacgctcttaaccagctctctgcctctcaggaCTGGGGGCCGGGCACAGGAAACCGGCACGAGGCCAGGCCGCGGGCAAAAGTGAGGGCCACGCGAGACGGaacggggcagggggcaggcagACGGTCAAGACCCCGGCGGGTCCGCAgagtgccccctccccaccccggaggGAACCAAGCCCACTCAGGGCTCATTATACCTCTCCCGGCGGCCCCCACTGTGATGAACTTCCCGGAACCCAGCGGCTCCTTCCTTCTCTGCTAGGGGCCGAGCTGGGCGTCCTGGATTCtagagtctggggggggggggggcttgggggAGGCAGCTTTGGGGACTGGTCCCGGGGGGGCTCAGCCGAGAGAAGGGATCGCCCGAGCTCCCCTCGAAGATCGGGGAGGAGGTCCTCCTGGGGACCAAATCACCGTCTGGCCAGGCCTGGGGTTATCCCGGGAGGCGGGGCCCAAGAACCCCTCCgtcgcccccacccccaatccggtcctccccggccgccccctcgccccggccccgACTTACCCCAGCTGCCGGTTGGCGGGAGGTGCCTGGGTGATGACCGAGGTCGGGGAGGGCAGGGTCGGGTGCAGGGGGTCGTAACCCAGGTGTAGAGGCAGGGAGCCGGGGCGCACGATGGTGGGCGTCGGGGTGGAGATCACCACGGGCTTCGGGGCCGCCTCCTGAGGGCGAGATGGGCAGAGACGTGGCCACGCCCGCCGGGACAGACGGGAGACAGGCTGGAAGGGTGCGTGCCGGACGGACAGCGGGCTGGGGGGTCACGGAGAACCCGGGCGCCGAGGGGCTTGGAAGGCCACGGAGAACACCGGCCTCGGGGATCCCGGGTCCCGGCCAGGAGAGCCCCGGCCCTTCCCCGTGTCGGCGGCCGGGGGTCTCACCTCCTTGGTCTCCGGAGAGCGGGGGCTGGAAGCGGGGCTGTCAGGAGGGGACGAGTCCACCTCGACGGGCTCCTCTTCTTTGATTTTGACGTCCGGCGTGGAGGGCAGAGACATgtccagggggccgggggcctgctgcaggaggaggggaagcagagcctGTTAGAGCCTGCGGGTGGGGGTCCAttcatcagcggtatttagtgagcgctgactgtgtgcgggacACAGCACtgggcgctggggaaagtacgatacaaccaaTCGGCGgcgcccgcaaagagcttagagtctcgagcgggggagacggatatcaatgccaataaataaaatgacagatatggacgcaagtgctgtggggctgggaggggcggaagagcaaagggagcgtacGCTGTGTTATCCCGGGCCAGACGggcaaactctctgggcctcggtccagCGTGCAGATGAATAAACAGTGATTATAATAatcccggtatttgttaagagcctactgtgtgccgggcactggggaggagacaagcaaatcgggttggacacagtccctgccccacgcggggctcacagcctcaatccccattttcgagatggggaaaccgaggcccagaggagtgaagcggctcgtccaaggtcacagagcagacgaggggcagagccgagatcagaacccacagcttctggctactgggcccacgctctatccactccgccacgctgactggggaggtgggtagggtctccccagctcccctaACACGCCCGCCCCCGACCTCGTCCCGGCATTAGGGCGAGGCAGGATCGGCAGCGGTGCCCGGTGTCCCGAGGGAGAGAGTCCGCCGACGCTCGGGTTCCGAGTTCAACTCCCGCCCGTTCTCACAGGCAGGCAGGAGGCAGCGTGGTCAGACAGAGAGCACGGGACCGGTCGGCGGGACACCCGGGACCCGACCCCCGTCGCTGGCCTActgcgtgaccctggggaagtcccttgacttctccgggcctcggtttcctcttccgtaaaacggggaggagctctgcccttccctccctctcaagGCTCAGAACGCGGGTCAGGGACCGCATCCGCTCTGACCGTCCTCTGATTACAAGAACGGCGGCggggtccgttaagcgcttactatgtgccaagcaccgtcctgagcgctggggcggatacgaggtcgTCATCGTCACtaaagctcgtcgcgggcggggagtgAGTCGGCCAATTCTGTCGTTTTGGATGCTCTcacgcgctcggtacggtgcccggcacatagttaagcactccaCAGATACCGtccttatcatcatcgtcatcactggGGAGCCGGGGAGCGCCCTGTCgtccctctgcccccggcccgggccacgCACCTTCCTGTCGTCATCGTCGGCGGCTTTCTTGAACTCGTGCTCAAAGGAGCTGGCGAGCTCGTGGAAGAGCCCCACCTCCTCGCAGTTCTTCAGGAagcgggtcggggtcggggtctgATCTGGAAGACAACGGGCCGGGCGaggcggggtggagagggggaggccgTCACTCTCTGTCGGTCCGGGGTCCGGGCCTCGAACCCGGCTCCCGGGCGCAGGGGACCGAGCGGCGCGGGCAGTGCGGCCTCGACGCCAGCAGAGGGAGCCCAGCGCCCGGCTctgtggggcctgggggggggggggggggcggggcggggggcacgaGGGCAACGGGCACCGGCCCGGCGCCCGCCGCCCCGGAGGGGCCCCCGCAGCCGCGGCGGAGCCCTCGCCGGTCCGAAGGGCGAGTCCAGGCCTGGCCGGAGGGACCCCGGCTGCCCGGCGGGACGGGAAGCCGTCTCCCGTGGACTGGCCGGAGACTCCGGGGGGAGGGAGCCCGGCCCGCGCCCCGATCCCGCACGGCTTCGGCCCCGGGGTTTccgacgccccctccccgggtcccGGCCCCGTTATCTCCCAGCTTCTCTCACGGGGTCGGGTCCCGCCCCCCCGGCTCCTCTGTCGGCTCGGCGGgcgtgtggggcggggggcgcggccggTGAATCGTCCCCGTGGGGGGACGGGGCATCCCGTTGGTCCCCTGGGCCTCTCTCGGCCTCGTCCCGCCGGGCCCTTTAAACCCCTAAGGGCCACTCGATCAGGCtgcaagcccgtcgatgggcaggagTGTCCCCGTCTGTTGCCggatcgtccattccgagcgctcagtacagtgctctgcacatagtaagcgcccgatgaatactacggaatgaatgaacgaactcccgccccccaccacctcccacatCGCAACCGCGTCCGTCCATCCGTCGGacccgacctccctgcctttcgTCTCCGGGGATCGGGCCGGGCCCGTGCCGGACGCCGAGCCGTCCCCGGCCGAGATCCTCCAGTCCTTCGAAAACCCCATCTCGCCTCGGGTCGGGTCACCCCCACTTCCCCGCTTGGGTGACACCCGTAATGCCGcaccctatctggaatttattgtcatgtctttctctccctctctacactgcaGGCTCGCGGTGGCACAGCACGGCAGTCGGTTTgctgttgtattgcgctctcccaagcgcgcgGTACAGTGCacccgggaagtgctcaataaatacaactgaatgaataaaagcgaTCGAATGAATCTAataagactggaagctcactgcgggcagggaatgtgtctcttgcatcgtactgtactctcccaagtgctcagtatagtgctctacacacggtaagcgcccggtaAAATACCACTGAGTAGGAACGGCAACGATAACATACTGATaactgtgggatctgttaagcgcttagtaggtgccagggatcgtcctaagcactggggtgggatcgagaaaatcgggtgggacacggtccccgtcccccgtggggctcacagtcttcacccccactttacagatgagggaagcgaggctcggagaagtgaagtgacttgcccaaggtcacacagcagacgagtggaggagctggaattagaaccgaggtccttccgtctcccaggcccgggcactatccaccaggcctcgctgcttcggTCGACGGGAAGctcctggcggggggggggactgtGGCAACCGATTCTATCGTgcggttctctcccaagtgctcagctcagtgctctgcacccagcaagcgcctGAGAGATGCCAGGGatcaataacaatgttggtatctgttgagcgcttactctgtgcggagcaccgttctaagggctggggtagatacgggggagtgaggtcgtcccacgtgaggctcacagtctcaatccccattttacagatgagttaactgaggcacagagaagttaagtgacttacccacagtcacacagctgaccagcggcagcgctgggattaattaattgatcccTTCGGCCAAACTCTAGGACTTTTGAACTTATTTACCTTGTCCTTAGCTCTCAGCTCTGCTCAGATCCCTTATTCTGACCTCGCTTTGGCTGGATGGGCTCCccggattaataacaataataataatgttggtatctgttgagcgcttcctccgggcggagcaccgttctaagcgctgggataggtacggggtcatcaggtcgtcccaggtggggctcacagtccccatccccattttccagatgaggtcactgaggctccgagaagtgactcgcccacagtcacacagctgccgagcggcagagccggcactcgaacccatgacctctgactcccaagcccgggctcctgccactgagccacgctgcttctcctaatgagattagagtgtgagctccctgagggcggaAACCCGTAACGACCAAGCGGGTGGTCAGTAGATGCTGCTCGAAaccgcgagcccgtcgcgggcagggacgGTCACTCTCTATCGCCGTACCGTTCTTTCCCAGGCGTttggctcagtgctctgcacacggcgagcgctcaataaatacgaccggatgaacgcACGCTCTTCCCACGACCCTCAACCACCGATGGCTTACCGGCTCCTCCTCCGGGAGCTCCCTCTCCCGACCCCTCTGCCGAACCAAGGTCCTCGGCTCCCTCGcgcctgcccccaacccccgccgccgccggcggaAAGCCTTCCAAGATCAACCCGGCCAAGGTTCCTGACCTCCACGGCGCCGACCACTGTCTCTGGGCATCCGGGGGCGGCTACGCTGGCCGTCGCTGGGGCTTTGGCGGGGTGCGTACGTGTgtcagggcgagagaggaggagagagagaatgggtcaCCCTGTCTGATCCTCTGTGGAgtgttccttgagagcagatttTGTGTCAGTGGGCGTGTGTCTGGCCCCTCTCTTTCCAAACACTGTCGGCATctaatgatgataacgtcggtattcgttaagcgcttgctccgtgcagggcaccggtctgagcgctggggtagatacagggtcatcgggtcgtcccccgtgaggctcccgttaatcccccttttacagacgaggtcactgaggcacagagaaatttagtgacacgcccacggtcacacggctgacaagtggcggagccgcgattcgaacccatgaccgcggactcccaggcttggggtcGGGGATCACGTCCTCTTTCCCCACCGCCCcatccccctctagcctggaagtgcgttgcgggcagggaggatatctgttttttgttcctactggactctcccaagcgcttagtgtagcgctggggacacggtaagcgctcaacaaatacggccGAACGAACAAACGCATGAATGAGGGCAGGGCCGGTCTGAGCCtcctagagacagagagagagagagagagagagagagagagagagcgtgcgtTCGTTCTGTCACGCTGGCCTCTCCCGGAGGGAAAGACCCCCGACTCCCCCGTGGGCGGGATTCACGGGTCGGCAGGCCGTGAGTGGTGTGACGAAGGCTGGGGAACATTCGAatgtgccccccaccccatcctcagcgGGAGCGGGAACTGGCCTCGACCCCACGTGCCCTCGCCCCCGGTTCTCGCGGCGTCCTCGCCGTGGCTACCCTTCGGTAGCCTTTCCAGCCTCTCACAAACAAGCGGGTGAAGACCCCACCCACGCCCGACACGCACGCGGCCCGGAGGCCCCGCgcgacgggggccgggggccggcgggcgggccggaggagggggctcGTCCCAATCCAGGCCTGAGCCGGCGAGAGGCCCGGCGGCTACCTGCGATGATGACCGAGTCGGTGCGGGCCGGGCCGAACTTGAGGGTCATCTCGTGCTTGTGCTTGTGCACCGCCAGGTGGTCTTCGTTGGTGAACCTCTGCAACGGAAACGGACGCGGGTGAGGGGGACGACCCCGGCGGGCGAGGGCGGCCCGCCTCGGGCagggtcccgggggagggggcgggggcgggccggacgGCGGCCGACGCGGGCCGCCGGGCGAAGCCCGAGCGGGAGAAGCGGACAGAttgcgggagggggggggaaggcggggagcgggaggaggctgCGGCAGATGGCGGGCCGTTAGGGCCGGCGAGCGGGGGCGGGAACGTGGCTTTTATTACGGTCGGTGctaaaaagaggaaaggggcgggggagggggaggaagccggggaggACCGCCGAGGCAGGAGGGGTCAGAGGGCGGCCGCTCCGCGGAGCGGGGGGCCGC from Ornithorhynchus anatinus isolate Pmale09 chromosome 10, mOrnAna1.pri.v4, whole genome shotgun sequence encodes the following:
- the LOC114814785 gene encoding cyclic AMP-dependent transcription factor ATF-7 isoform X1, which codes for MGDDRPFVCSAPGCGQRFTNEDHLAVHKHKHEMTLKFGPARTDSVIIADQTPTPTRFLKNCEEVGLFHELASSFEHEFKKAADDDDRKQAPGPLDMSLPSTPDVKIKEEEPVEVDSSPPDSPASSPRSPETKEEAAPKPVVISTPTPTIVRPGSLPLHLGYDPLHPTLPSPTSVITQAPPANRQLGSPTGSIPLVVHLANGQAVPVLPGPPVQMPSVISLARPMSLVPNVPGIPGPPGGGSGSVSPSGLPGPSEAKMRLKATLTHQISSLNGSGGMVAGTASTMVSARPEQSQILIQHPDAPSPAQPQVSPAQPTPSTGGRRRRTVDEDPDERRQRFLERNRAAASRCRQKRKLWVSSLEKKAEELTSQNIQLSNEVTLLRNEVAQLKQLLLAHKDCPVTALQKKTQGYLAESPKESSEPTGSPAPVIQHSSVTGANGLAVRSAAEAVATSVLTQMAGQRTELGLPVPSHVIMTPQSQSAGR
- the LOC114814785 gene encoding cyclic AMP-dependent transcription factor ATF-7 isoform X2 codes for the protein MGDDRPFVCSAPGCGQRFTNEDHLAVHKHKHEMTLKFGPARTDSVIIADQTPTPTRFLKNCEEVGLFHELASSFEHEFKKAADDDDRKQAPGPLDMSLPSTPDVKIKEEEPVEVDSSPPDSPASSPRSPETKEEAAPKPVVISTPTPTIVRPGSLPLHLGYDPLHPTLPSPTSVITQAPPANRQLGSPTGSIPLVVHLANGQAVPVLPGPPVQMPSVISLARPMSLVPNVPGIPGPPGGGSGSVSPSGLPGPSEAKMRLKATLTHQISSLNGSGGMVAGTASTMVSARPEQSQILIQHPDAPSPAQPQVSPAQPTPSTGGRRRRTVDEDPDERRQRFLERNRAAASRCRQKRKLWVSSLEKKAEELTSQNIQLSNEVTLLRNEVAQLKQLLLAHKDCPVTALQKKTQGYLESPKESSEPTGSPAPVIQHSSVTGANGLAVRSAAEAVATSVLTQMAGQRTELGLPVPSHVIMTPQSQSAGR